The sequence TCCTCGCCGTGGATGGCGCACTTGAGCAGGTTGTTACGGGCGATGGAGCGGCCCACCTCGACGGCGTCGTCCTCGGTAGCGGCGTTGATCACCTCGATCCGGATGTCCTTGGAGGCTCCCTCGGCGTCGCCGATCAGCTGGCGGGCGAGGTCGGCGCAGACGGTCCGTACGGCCTCGGCGAACTCGGCCTGCTCCGGGGCGATTCCGCTCGCCCCCGAGGCGAGCAGCAGCACGGTGTCGTTGGTGGACATGCAGCCGTCGGAGTCGACCCGGTCGAAGGTGGTCCGGGTGGCGTCGCGCAGCGCGGAGTCGAGGCCCGCGGCGTCCACGTCGGCGTCCGTGGTGAGGACGACCAGCATGGTGGCGAGGCCGGGGGCGAGCATGCCCGCGCCCTTGGCCATCCCGCCGACGGTCCAGCCCGCGCCGCCCGCGACGGCCGTCTTGTGCACGGTGTCGGTCGTCTTGATGGCGATGGCGGCCTTCTCGCCGCCGTGCTCGCTCAAGGACGCGGCGGCCTTCTCGATGCCCGGCAGGAGCTTGTCCATCGGGAGCAGCAGGCCGATGAGTCCGGTCGAGGCGACCGCGATCTCGCCCGCGCTGTGTCCTTCGAGGACCTCGGCGGCCTTCTCGGCGGTGGCGTGGGTGTCCTGGAAGCCCTGGGGTCCCGTACAGGCGTTGGCCCCGCCGGAGTTGAGGACGACGGCGGTGACCTCGCCGCCCTTGAGCACCTGCTCCGACCAGAGGACGGGGGCGGCCTTGACGCGATTGGAGGTGAAGACGCCCGCGGCGGCGCGACGCGGCCCGTTGTTGACCACCAGGGCCAGGTCGGGGTTACCGCTCTCCTTGATTCCGGCGGCGATGCCCGCCGCCGTGAATCCCTGTGCTGCCGTGACGCTCACGGTGCCACTCCGATCGTGGAAAGACCTGTGCTCTCGGGAAGTCCGAGCGCGATGTTCATGCTCTGCAGGGCCCCGCCCGCGGTGCCCTTGGCGAGGTTGTCGATGGCGCTGATCACGATGATCCGGCCGGCCGCCTCGTCGTACGCGACCTGGATCTGCACGGCGTTGGAGCCGTACACGGACGCGGTGGCGGGCCACTGGCCCTCGGGGAGGAGGTCGACGAACGGCTCGTCCGCGAACGCCTTCTCATAGGCATCGCGCACGGCCCCCGCGTCGACGCCCGGCTTCGCCTTCGCGCTGCACGTGGCGAGGATGCCGCGGGGCATGGGCGCGAGGGTCGGGGTGAAGGAGACGGTGACCGGCTCACCGGCGGCGGCGCCGAGGTTCTGGATCATCTCCGGCGTGTGCCGGTGGACACCGCCGACGCCGTACGGGGTCATGTTGCCCATCACCTCGGAGCCCAGCAGGTGGGGCTTGGCCGCCTTGCCCGCGCCGGAGGTGCCGGACGCGGCGACGACGACCGCCTCGGGCTCGGCGAGCCGGGCCGTGTACGCGGGGAAGAGCGCGAGGGAGACGGCGGTCGGGTAACACCCGGGCACGGCGATGCGCTTGGCGCCTTCCAGCGCCCCTCGGCCGCCGGGCAGCTCGGGCAGACCGTAGGGCCATGTCCCGGCGTGCGGGGAACCGTAGAACTTCTCCCAGTCGGCGGCGTCCTTCAGCCGGAAGTCGGCGCCCATGTCGACCACGAGGACGTCATCGCCGAGCTGCTCGGCCACCGCGGCGGACTGGCCGTGCGGCAGGGCCAGGAAGACCACGTCGTGTCCGGCGAGCACCTCGGCGGTGGTGGGCTGGAGCACCCGGTCGGCGAGCGGCCTCAGGTGCGGTTGCAGGGAACCGAGCGACTGCCCCGCGTTGGAGTGGCCCGTGAGGGCGCCGATCTCGATCTCGGGGTGGACCAGCAGGAGGCGGAGCAGCTCCCCGCCGGCGTATCCGCTTGCCCCTGCCACCGCTGCACGTACCACCATCGATATCCTCCTCGTCGATGGCATGACTATACGCAGCGCTGCACTTTTATGCAAAGAACCGGCGGACTGTACCGGAAGCATGAACGTTACGGCCCGTACATCGGGGACCGAAATTCCGGGCCGGGGCGGAGCGGGACGGCACAGCGGTGTGCGCACCGGTCCACCGAAGATGTCCGGCGGCCGGGAGGGGAACCCGCCCCGAACCGCGCCGGAAACGACAAAGGGCAAGGAGTAGGGACTCCTTGCCACTCTCAAGGTATAGCCCACCGGGGGGCTTGCGGCAAGGCCCCGGTCGTACCGCAGAATGATCGGCCAAGGCCAGAACCTGCGGAAATGACAGATCCACGAGCTATGCAATGTTTTGTCAATGTATGCATGGGTTGCATGGGTCCATCGGACCGCCGGGGAACTCCCCGTGCGTTCACGGGCACTCGGCACCCCGGTGCGGATCTGCGAGCCGCTGGACCGCGCTGAGCGGCCGGACCGCGCTGAGCGGCCGGCCGAATTCCACTTTCGTTGAATGGGCGTTCTGATGATTGACGTGATCGTGGCCGGCGGCGGACCGACCGGCTTGATGCTGGCCGGTGAGCTGCGGTTGGCCGGAGTGCGGGTGGTCGTACTGGAGAAGCTGACCGAGCCGACCAAGGAGTCCCGCGGGCAGGGCCTCCACGCGCGCAGCGTCGAGATCATGGACCAGCGCGGCCTCCTGGACCGGTTCCTCGCGGTCAGTGAGAAGTTCCGGGTCGGCGGTCTCTTCGGCGGCATCATGAAGCCGTGGCCCGACCGGCTGGACACCGCGCACCCGTACGGTCTCGCCACTCCGCAGCCGGTCAGCGAGCGGCTGCTCCACGCACGGGCCCTCGAACTCGGTGCCGAGATCCGGCGCGGCCACGAAGTGGCCGGGCTGAGCCAGGACGAGGAGGGAGTGACCGTCGGGCTGACGGACGGCACGCACCTGCGCTCGCGCTACCTCGTCGGGTGCGACGGGGGCCGCAGCACGGTGCGCAAGCAGCTCGGCGTCGGCTTCCCCGGCGAGCCCGCGACGGTCGAGACGCTCCTCGGCGAGATGGAGGTGACCGCGGACCCGGCGACGATCGCCGCCGTCGTCGAGGAAGTCCGCAAGACCCAGCTGCGGTTCGGTGTCGCCCCCGGCGAGGACGGGGTGTGCCGCATCGTCGTGCCCGCCGACGGGGTGTCCGAGGACCGTGCGACCGCGACGACCCTCGAAGAGTTCAAGCGGCAGCTGCGAGCGGTCGCCGGCACCGACTTCGGCGCGCACTCGCCGCGCTGGCTGTCCCGGTTCGGCGACGCCACCCGGCAGGCCGAGCACTACCGGGTCGGCCGGGTGCTGCTGGCCGGCGACGCGGCGCACGTCCACCCGCCGACCGGCGGGCAGGGGATGAACCTCGGTGTGCAGGACGCGTTCAACCTCGGCTGGAAACTGGCCGCCGAGGTCAACGGCTGGGCGCCGGAGGGGCTGCTCGACAGCTACCACGCCGAACGCCACCCGGTGGGCGCACGTGTGCTGAGCAACACCCGGGCACAGATCACCCTGCTGGGGACCGATCCGGGTGCCACCGCACTGCGGGAGCTGTTCTCGAAGCTGATGGACTTCGAGGAGGTGAACCGCTACGTCACCGGGATGATCACCGCGGTCGAGGTCCGCTACGACTTCGGCGAGGGCCACGAACTGCTCGGCCGGCGGATGCGGGACATGGAGCTGAAGCGGGGGCGCCTCTACGAGCTCATGCGCGACGGCCGCGGACTGCTGCTCGACCGGACCGGCCGGCTGTCGGTGGCGGGGTGGGCGGACCGGGTCGACCATGTCGTCGACGCCGTCGAGGAACTGGACGCGCCCGCGGTACTGCTGCGCCCGGACGGCCATGTGGCGTGGGCCGGTGACGACCAGCAGGATCTGACCGACCGGCTGCCCCGGTGGTTCGGCGCCGCCACCGGCTGAGCGCCCGGTCGCGGCCCGGAGGGCGGGACGCGCTCACCCTCCCGCCCTCCCTGTACGCCCACGCCCGCCGCTTCCCGCGCACGCCGGGGAAGCGGCGGGCGACTCCGGAGGTCTAGCGGACCGTCGGCGGCACCGGGTCCCGTCCGAGGAACGCCACGAACCGGTCCATCGCCGACGCGTCCTCGGCCACGGGAACGATCTCGCCGAAGGCCATGCCCTCGCCCCGGAACTGCGGCGGCAGCGTGGCCTGCGCGCGGGCGAGGCCGGCCGTCGCCTCCTGCTCGGTGTACGGGACCGGCTGCCCGGTGGCGACCGCCAGGTCCCAGCCGTGGGTCAGGTACTCCATGAGGGTCATGTTGAACACCTGCCCGGCCGGCATCTCGCGGCCGGTGACGGGGACCTCGCGGTCGAAGCCGTACTTCTTCCATCCGGACACCACACCCGCCGCGGCCTGACGGAACTCGGCCGCCGGGTCGGCGCCGCAGCGGTGGTTCGCGGCGTCACCCTCGTACGTACGCCCGTGGCTGCCCGCCTCGAACACGAGGATCCATCCGCCGATGTGACGGATCAGCGTCCCGACGTCGTACTCGTCGCACGGGGTGGGGAGATTCAACTGGTCGGCGGCGACACCGCCGATGACATCGGCGGTCTTGGACAGGACACCTTCGAGCAGATCGACTTCGTTCATGTCCGGAGTGTAGGAGCGGACCCGGACGCCGACGCGGAGTTGACGGAACACGGCACGTACCGCCGGCGCCCGGACCCCGCGCGCCCGCGGCCCTGCCGCCGGTGGGGGCGAAATCAGGTGCACTCCCGGGACCCGTGCGGGAAAATGGCCCCTCCCGTGCGGCGGACCATCGCCCCGGCCTTCCCCTCAGGCCGTCCGGCCATGCGGCTGTGTGCGGTACGGGGCCCCTGAGCCGAGAAAGAGATCACCATGACGTCCCTCCACGACCGGGCACTCCTGCTCCGCTCGCTGCACGTGCCCGGCAGGCCCCTCGTACTGCCCAACGCCTGGGACGTGGCCTCCGCGCGACTCGTCGAGGCGGCCGGAGCCGCGGCCGTCGCCACGACCAGTGCGGGCGTCGCCTGGTCGCTGGGATCGGCCGACGGCGACCGGCTGGAGCGCGATGCCGCCCTCGCTCTCATCTCCCGTATCGCCGCCGCGGTGAGCGTCCCCGTCACCGCCGACATCGAGAGCGGCTTCGCCCGTACCCCCGCCGAACTGGCCGACACCGTGCGGGGGGGGGTGCTCGACGCCGGTGCCGTCGGAGTCAATCTTGAGGACTCCCTCCGCTCCGGGGCACACCCGTTGCGACGGCCTGCCGAGCAGGCCGCCCCTATCACGGCCGCACGGTCCGCCGCGGACGCTGCGGGCGTACCGCTCTTCCTCAACGCCCGGATCGACACCCACCGGCTGCGCCCCGCGGATCGCGACTCCTGGCTCAAGGAGACCCTGGACCGGGCCCGCGTCTACGTCGAGGCGGGCGCGGACGGGGTGTTCGTCCTGGGGACCTTCGACGAGGCGAC is a genomic window of Streptomyces sp. NBC_01237 containing:
- the argJ gene encoding bifunctional glutamate N-acetyltransferase/amino-acid acetyltransferase ArgJ; protein product: MSVTAAQGFTAAGIAAGIKESGNPDLALVVNNGPRRAAAGVFTSNRVKAAPVLWSEQVLKGGEVTAVVLNSGGANACTGPQGFQDTHATAEKAAEVLEGHSAGEIAVASTGLIGLLLPMDKLLPGIEKAAASLSEHGGEKAAIAIKTTDTVHKTAVAGGAGWTVGGMAKGAGMLAPGLATMLVVLTTDADVDAAGLDSALRDATRTTFDRVDSDGCMSTNDTVLLLASGASGIAPEQAEFAEAVRTVCADLARQLIGDAEGASKDIRIEVINAATEDDAVEVGRSIARNNLLKCAIHGEDPNWGRVLSAIGTTKAAFEPDRLNVAINGVWVCRAGGVGEDRDLVDMRYREVTITADLAEGTESAVIWANDLTADYVHENSAYSS
- the argC gene encoding N-acetyl-gamma-glutamyl-phosphate reductase gives rise to the protein MVVRAAVAGASGYAGGELLRLLLVHPEIEIGALTGHSNAGQSLGSLQPHLRPLADRVLQPTTAEVLAGHDVVFLALPHGQSAAVAEQLGDDVLVVDMGADFRLKDAADWEKFYGSPHAGTWPYGLPELPGGRGALEGAKRIAVPGCYPTAVSLALFPAYTARLAEPEAVVVAASGTSGAGKAAKPHLLGSEVMGNMTPYGVGGVHRHTPEMIQNLGAAAGEPVTVSFTPTLAPMPRGILATCSAKAKPGVDAGAVRDAYEKAFADEPFVDLLPEGQWPATASVYGSNAVQIQVAYDEAAGRIIVISAIDNLAKGTAGGALQSMNIALGLPESTGLSTIGVAP
- the rox gene encoding rifampin monooxygenase yields the protein MIDVIVAGGGPTGLMLAGELRLAGVRVVVLEKLTEPTKESRGQGLHARSVEIMDQRGLLDRFLAVSEKFRVGGLFGGIMKPWPDRLDTAHPYGLATPQPVSERLLHARALELGAEIRRGHEVAGLSQDEEGVTVGLTDGTHLRSRYLVGCDGGRSTVRKQLGVGFPGEPATVETLLGEMEVTADPATIAAVVEEVRKTQLRFGVAPGEDGVCRIVVPADGVSEDRATATTLEEFKRQLRAVAGTDFGAHSPRWLSRFGDATRQAEHYRVGRVLLAGDAAHVHPPTGGQGMNLGVQDAFNLGWKLAAEVNGWAPEGLLDSYHAERHPVGARVLSNTRAQITLLGTDPGATALRELFSKLMDFEEVNRYVTGMITAVEVRYDFGEGHELLGRRMRDMELKRGRLYELMRDGRGLLLDRTGRLSVAGWADRVDHVVDAVEELDAPAVLLRPDGHVAWAGDDQQDLTDRLPRWFGAATG
- a CDS encoding TIGR03086 family metal-binding protein produces the protein MNEVDLLEGVLSKTADVIGGVAADQLNLPTPCDEYDVGTLIRHIGGWILVFEAGSHGRTYEGDAANHRCGADPAAEFRQAAAGVVSGWKKYGFDREVPVTGREMPAGQVFNMTLMEYLTHGWDLAVATGQPVPYTEQEATAGLARAQATLPPQFRGEGMAFGEIVPVAEDASAMDRFVAFLGRDPVPPTVR
- a CDS encoding isocitrate lyase/PEP mutase family protein, producing the protein MTSLHDRALLLRSLHVPGRPLVLPNAWDVASARLVEAAGAAAVATTSAGVAWSLGSADGDRLERDAALALISRIAAAVSVPVTADIESGFARTPAELADTVRGGVLDAGAVGVNLEDSLRSGAHPLRRPAEQAAPITAARSAADAAGVPLFLNARIDTHRLRPADRDSWLKETLDRARVYVEAGADGVFVLGTFDEATVSALADGVPGPLNLLTGPGALPVPTLAKLGVARVSAGSAIAEAAYALVDRSARELLTTGTSTTLADGLDHGTLNAAMPGGPAAPPPA